catggtcaaataataataatcacaggcaaaacagttgaaactggagcagcagcagcacggccaggtagtcctgagccagagaggtagaggtactccagatataacaaactgaccctagccccccgacacaaactactgcagcataaatactggtggctgagacaggaggggtcaggagacactgtggccccatccgatgatacccccggagagggccaaacaggaaggatataaccccacccactttgccaaagcacagcccccataccactagagggatatcttcaaccatcaacttaccatcctgagacaaggccgagtatagcccacaaagatctccgccacggcacaacccaagggggggcgccaacccagacaggaagatcaaatcagtgactcaacccactcaagtgatgtcTAGGGAATTTTGcaagtctaggtgtttatatgtctatggttgcctagattggttctcaatcagaggcagctggttatcgttgtctctgattggggaccatatttaggtagccatattccttgggtagtttgtgggttcttattctatgtttagttgcctgtctgcactagccatattagcttcacggtttgttttgttgttttttgtatgtatccgcagtccagagcctccggtgatgatccaCGTTTTTTGTATATATCCGCAGTCCAGAGCCAGTCCATTCCAGAGTTCAGTGTTTCTTTCTTTCCTTAAAGAAGTATGTACGCTTATCACGCtacgccttggtctcctccttacgaCGACCGTGacagtctgttctgagggcaaaaatggGTGTCCCTAATGTTTAGTGCACTCAGTGTAGGTTGACATGCATAATGATGTCTACAACATAAGTGACAATTCAAAATGTCTTATATAGACAGGAAGTCTCGTCAAAATATAGTGCTGCTAGTAGGACCCCTCCTGCGGTGTGTCGTGTGAAATGATCTGTAGGCTGACTGGGGAGCCAGTATTGTGCGCAATTATCATCTGTCAGAAAGTTGGCACAGTCCACTGCAAGAAAACACAGAGGGCCCTCATTATAATGTAGTCAACGTGAGACAGGGGCCGTGCTGTAAGAACCTGGGTTTAGGCGTTCAAAGGCGATTAGTGAAGGAGTCCTTTAGGGATTTTCTCTGCTCAGTGTGCATCAAaacagaatacacacaggagctCATTTGCTGTAGCACTTTGGTTGTCTACTCTGTGGGTTATGTCACTTGATGATGTGCCCAAAATTCTACTCCGGGAGAGTATGGCCTGTCAACTAAAGTCTTTGCCCCTCAGTCCCTGATAAATTTCCAATTGCCTATATCTATCCTTGTGCTGGGCAGTTGAAGGGTGTAGACTTGTATCACATGTTTCGTCTCCTTCTCAACAGTGGCAAATGAGCAGTGGGACTCATTGAAACCCAACTGCTGTGGAATAGAAATGACTCTGACTTTGGTCCAGGTTACAGACTCTATCCAGTCCCACTCTTATAAATACTCATCTCCTTCCTGTCCCACCTTGAGTATTCCCTTTGGTTGTTTAGAGTGTACGAGTGGCAAGCCTCGGCCACCTCTCCTTGACAGTGCTAGATTGGATACACTCTGAGTTGTTAGGATCAACAGGAGGAGCAGGATATTGTAGCCGGCattaaaacaaacatacaatggCCTGCTGCACAAATAATCTCCAAGTAGAGCCGATATGATCTGACAGTTTAAACACTTGAACTCAAAGACGCCCTGTTTTGAGGGGGATTGCTCAGTGCCAGGGTGTATTCTAGACCCAAGGGCTTTTTCTTCTGATTAGGGCTTGTTTCACTGTGAATTGCTCAGGTCACTGTAGGTAAGTGTCGGAAGGAAACCATTTTCCTCCTCTAGCTAGTTACCTGATTGTGTAAATAGCTGACCCCTGACCACAACCCCACTCCACACGTatctgaggctggggctgaggttaGAACTGTgcctggggttagggctggggctggggttagggctggggctggggctgggattagggctggggttagggctgggctggggctgggaggttaggctggggctggggggttagggctggggctggggttagggctggggttagggctggggttagggctggggctggggttagggctggggttaggactggggctggggttagggctagggctggggctggggttagggctggggttagggctggggttagggctggggctggggttaggactggggactggggctgggattagggctagggctggggctggggttagggctggggttagggctggggttagggctggggctggggttagggctggggttaggactggggctgggattagggctggggctggggttagggctggggttcagactggggctggggttagggctagggctggggctggggttagggctggggttagggctggggctggggttagggctggggttaggactggggctgggattagggctggggctggggttagggatgGGGATGGCATGTTTACCAAAGGCAGGATTTCTGCAGTACAATAACTGTGTCAATGTTTACCACAGCGgttgacagtcagtcagtctgtcagtcacctGGACACCTGCACACGACCCCCGAAACGAGTGGACAATCCATTACCATATTTACAGAGTCCCCTTACAGCCTGTATATTTTACATCcttcagagaaaaaaaacatgaactCTCCTTGCTGCTTAGCTCCAACCTATCGGCTGCCTCCTAGTCATAAACACGGAGGCATACTGTAATCCACTTGATAAATATCAACTAAAATAAAGCAATCAGCTGAAAGCAATTTGCATGTCTGTGTTGGAGCCAGCGGCTGGTGATTTTCTCTGCTGTCATCCATCATGGGCTCCCGACTCAGGCCAAGATACACAATGCCCTTAAATTGCTGTCATATGGAGCCTAAGTTCTGAAAAACCCACAATTTCTCCTGGTCTGTACTTCAAATAAACTTGTTTGTCTAATGACTAGAGTTTTTGTTTTTCCACTTACAGTACAACAATGCTTCAGAGAGAAAGTTGGTGTAAAGTGTTATTTCCTTTGTTTGTTGTAAGGTTGGCCGCATATGCAGAACCTCAACTCGAGGTTTTATATTCTGAGAGTAGCGCCAGCCCAGCGTTACAGTAAACTCCTCATGGGGATGGACAACCATGGGCCAGCATCTGTACCAGGTCACAATTCAATATGTCATTATAAAGGCAACATTGTGTCCACCCATTAGTTAGCTTACTTATCAGAGATCATTATTGAGTCATTTCCATTACAATAAAGGGTTTCAGGAATCTCCGCACCAAACCAAAAATATAGAGAAAGCTGTATATGAGCTGCGGTGTTTACCCAAAAAAGTATCCAAAAGGGGGTTGACTGAAATATATTGAATTAATAAATGTAAAGTAAGCAAGAACAAACTTGTATTTTCTTCCtctacaatcaaatcaaatttctttataaagcccttcttacatcagctgatatctcaaagtgctgtacagaaactcagcctaaaaccccaaactgcaagcaatgcaggtgtagaagcacaataACTGACCAATGGAAATATGAATATAATAAACTGCCAACACCCGTTGGTTCACCCATCATTTCCAATTCCACAATGTTTATCAGTGTGTTGTATGGTGAAACAAGCCCACAGTGGCAGAGGTACTACAGAAACAAGATAAGGTCCCAGTGTTGGGCTTGGGCTTCGCTGCCTCCTTCCCCAAACATTTTCTTTCAGCGAACATGCCAAGCAGAGCATCTGTCATTctgtcaggctgtgtgtgtgtgtgtgtgtgtgtgtgtgtgtgtgtgtgtgtgtgtgtgtgtgtgtgtgtgtgtgtgtgtgtgtgtgtgtgtgtgtgtgtgtgtgtgtgtgtgtgtgtgtgtgtgtgtgtgtgtgtgtatgtgtgtgtgtgtgtgtgcaggacatCTGTAATCGACACCATCAGGGGAAAACCCTCGAACGATACAGAGGGGTGTGAGTTTACCTCAACTGCACAGGAAAGATCAACATACTTTAGTGAGCCTTGTCCCACATTATGCTGAAGGGGACATAGACATCTGGTCAAAAACATTTCAGTAAAAATGAGCTGGAAGCTATTCCAAATCCTGTACTAGACTAGTATAACAGTTTTGGACTAGACTAGTAATAGATTGATTGTGCCGTGGCAATATGTGAtaactggtattaaccatgagaTGGGGCTGTTTGTTTCACCCACTCAGAACAAAGcaaatactgtagcctacatgaATAGGCATTAGAGAAAATACCTATCATGATGAGGGAATCTATAAAATGTAACATCTTCCGaatcccatctctcccctgtcacCTCAAATAATGAAGTAACGCTTCAAGAGCCTTGTTTACCTGTTACATACTGAAAGACCGACAGACAAGAACATGTTGTTCCAGTTTACTTGTTTTCCAAGTGCAACAATAGGACTCCTCCTTAACGCTGACAATTCCCCTCTATGCACTGAGCGCACAAATAAATAACGTCCTAAAACAACCCCATCCCCATCTTACACATGCGTTCACACAGACCCAACGACACGTCATCTGTCCTCGACGTACTGCCCCATGGACTGTCCATGGGGCCTATTCAGTGACTGTGATGGCTTCAGCATGTGTAATGCAGGTTGTTGTTTTTGAGGTGGGGTACTGAACACTTATTTTCTGTGTGGAACATGGACAGATGTAGTCTACCTACCAGAAAGGCAGGGCAACAGGAACACGGTCTTGTCGCTGCACCTCGTCTCATACATCCACAGAACAGCACATGATGCAGCAGGTGACACATCGCCGTCAGCGAACTTTCCTATTATCTTAGGTTACAGCCAATCTTAACACACTTCATCATTTTGTTGATTTACAGTAAGTCCTTAGAGCAGCAGCTGAAGAAGCAAACACAAAGGATGCAGTGCAGAATGACTAGTCTCTCTATGCAGATgggttgcctcccacaatgtaaACCATGTTCCAGCATAGGTCTGGGATTTCCAAGGCTACAGAATGACTAGTCTCTCTAGGCAGATgggttgcctcccacaatgtaaACCATGTTCCAGCATAGGTCTGGGATTTCCAAGGCTACAGAATGACTAGTCTCTCTAGGCAGATgggttgcctcccacaatgtaaACCATGTTCCAGCATAGGTCTGGGATTTCCAAGGCTACAGAATGACTAAACAGAAAAGAAAGAGTCATCTATTCTATTTGAATGTATTACAGTAGGATCATAGTTTACAGTTAATTGCATGAATATTCTACTTCATAATATAGAAGGACTGAAGGAGACAGCAGAAGCCTGTTACTGACAATCCCATGCTGTGCCATTACAGATCTGCATGGATGGCTTGCAGGTGGAGTCTGGGAAAGTGACACTCCCCTGAATTGACACAGTTGAATATATTGTTGTAACACTCTGGACAATGACGCTCCTCCGGTTCATACGTAAATCACCTTTGTTTATTTTCTTTCAGAACACGTAAGCAGACCTAAATCAATAGAGGTTCCTGAAACAATCCCAATGTGCAACAAATCATACCTCCAAGGAGCACTTAATGTCCTCGCAAACACGTTGAACACTATTTTCAGTGTGTTCTCTCGACATGAAAGATGGGCGGCATGGTTTTATGGGGAGGCATACTTtgatggaacacacacacgcatctgaCATGTCCACGTATATTGAGAGATTTTTAAATGTAAGAAACCAGATAAAATAAGTAGACCTAGATTTTGTGTTTGATATTGTGTGTATTTGAACATTTTCAGTATCTTTCGGGTTAGCAAGAACGTAAGCATTCTGCTGAATCAACCCTCAAATCATCACAAGCAGGCCTACTGCACACAATGAATGTGAAAAACCATGTTCTACATTTTTCTAAAGCCACATTTTTGTATTTACATAATGGTATTTATTTAATCAACTGTATATCTCATATTTATGCTTATGTTGTATGCCAAAAAAAAATCAGATTTCTGCTCTTTTTGCCACCCACCTATTCCTATTCTTCTCAAAGCAGACGGGGAGTAACTTCCATTTtgaagaggtggagggggagtgcCTGAAGGACCAGTTATTGCCCGTCCCCAGCCGCTCAAGAGCTTTCTTGAATGGACACCGGTCGCTGAATTTGTTGAACGCACCGACTGACACAGAGGAGAGCGCGCGGGATAGGCCTACCCAACTCAGCGCATGCGGATACATCGCACGCCACGGCTCACTCGATTTGGACTAATTCAGAGAAAGTGGCTGCAGCTTCAACAACACAATGCAAAGAACTGTATCTTGGAAATAAACACCAACAGGCAGTGACAATAAACTAAACAAAAAAGGCTAACTGTCCTAGATAATTCAACTTATATTTATGGAGTTTCGAGCCAGGGAAAATGCATTTTGCTGTTTGTAATTTGTCATGCGTAAAATCATAATTCGCTACTGAACCCATCCCGGGACCGATTTGGATACCGCCTGCCTCTTCACAGTTGTTAACGGGTCTCCTGCATGTACTGGAAAAATGAAGCTCTGTCCCCACACCCAGAGGAGAACAAAGTTTTATTGGACAATGTGTTCGTTGATCAGGTACATCACATGACATATCATTTCAAAATGTGCCTATGCTCTATAGGCTATCGACTCATTACAAGTGAATACTTATTTGCTTTACGCTGCTCTCTGAAATATCCTAGcggattgttttttttgttttccaCGCTCCAGCCTATGTTTAATGACAATTATATAGACATTTCACATTTGTGCTAGCGTAATTTCGTTTAAACGAAGGCCAAAATGGATTCTGAATCCCACCCAAACCCAGATTTTTGGCACTCTTGAATACCGTTATAATCACCAAGAGAGCTTCAAGTGGCCTATCATAAGCGAAGCCGAGACAATCACGCTCCTTTATGTTTCAAGTTATGTACATTGTCTCCTATGAATAGTGCGACGTTCAAGAGCCTCTTCACATCCTAGTCTTGTGTACAGAAATTCGATTTTCGATTACGGCtattaaaattaaaatatgcaATTCTTCTGGTGGCGCGATGCCTTCTCTGATTGACAGTTGAAATTGACACCCTGGCTGCCTCTAATCTCGAGCATTTGAAGCCATCACTAATTGCAGGTAGTCCATCTTTTCAGTGTTTTCGATTGCATGGGAACTATTAGGCTATGCGATTATTTTAGGAGGTAGCCTACGGGTTGTACATAAAGGGGAAAAGAAATCCTAATTCTAATTGCTTCATCAAAATTATCTTTTGTTGCCAGGGTTTAAATGCCTGAGAAAGTATTATTCATTGTTTTGCACCGGATATAGCTTGAGGTATGGGCTGGTAGGGATGCATAGCCGAAAGCGCAAAGCAGAGCAGGGCGCAGAGCAGACTTCAGTCGCAGCTCCAGGCTTCGTCTACACGGCTGTTTTTCCACAAACAGAATAGCTTCATAATGGTGAGTTATTAAAATGTAAGACATTAACGATTTAATGTGATCAAAATAGGAACTTCGACATGATCATTGGAGACTTGGCCGAACTTCGACTCCCTTTTTTCATTTCCCAACCCCATTTTCATAGTTTACTTTTGTGACAGGCCTTTGAAGTTTTGTTTTCAGTAGCATATTGTTGTAGTAAGCCCATTTCATTCGATTTAATTGTTTTGCATTTAGGCCTACTCTACACAATGCTTGTTTTTCTTGTAACCGATGAGGGCTTGTCCTGTACGGTGCCATGTGTCCTGTAATACATACAGTCTATAGGCCTTTTACCTTGCATCCAGGTCACTATAAGATCATGACAAGAAAAATCTCTCCCAAACCTCAGTCTCACTCCGACGGGGAGCCTCACGAGAATGTGAAAGTAGAGGCTCCTTTCCTGCCCAGTCCTCCGGTAACACCGCCTATGTGCTCGCCTCCGACCCTGGCCTCCCCGACGCCGGTTCGGTCTACCGGGAAAAACCAGTGTGCCAGCTGCGGCACAGAGATCCAAGACAGATACCTACTGAAGGTAAGCATTATAATGCCTTTTATTACACAGGTCAAATCAAGTATCATTTACGATTCAATTTCAAACCTATTTCTTCCTCACAAGTTGCCTGCATATTTGCATAATCTTTCAAGTTCCTTCCATTTTATAGAATAAGTACCCCAAacaaattatattattattattattattattattattacgagTATTTATTTCTCATGGCAGGTGAACAATTTGAATTGGCACGTGGGATGTCTGGAGTGTTCAGTCTGCAGAGTATCATTACGTCAGCACAATAGCTGCTACATCAAAAACAAAGAAATCTTTTGCAAATTGGATTATTTCAGGTAGGGTAAGTTTTGCTATTTGTTTTCCATAAAATGTAGGGTGCTGTATGTTCTATGTTTGGCTCTAATGTTCACAAACAATGGATTACTTATCACATCTTATTGCAGGGAGATCGTTTAAGATTGACTATACTGAGCGTATCCTATTTCTATTCTGTTCCGTtggtatatagattttttttaaacaaaaaatacATTGTGTTCTTATGTCTCGGGGCAAGTAAACAGGAttggactgttttttttttttttgtatcgtTGTAACGTCTAAATCACACCAATTCATAGACACGCATTACCTTTATTAAAGGAAAAACAAATATGTTACCACGGCTATCCAAATAAACCCATAGTCCATTTTTAACATCAGAAATATGAACACTTTTACACCCAATACCCATTTTTTTGTCAAAGTTACTTCGGAATGTTTCTCTTTAGATATATTTAAATTATTGCCTTTACTGAAAATATGGTGGACTTTATCAACATTTTTACTCTCAATAATGATTCTTACATCTTTGAGATCACTACATTTAAGCTATTCGTTTTCGTTGTTCTTCATTTATCAATTCATCATTCCCTCCTTCAACCAGGGCCACTGCTAAAATACTGTTTAATTTATCAAGGGCTATTTTTCTCACTCACAGAAAGTTCAAATCTTCATCATAAACTGGCGGGTCTATAGGCTGTTTGTAGCATGCCAACTAATTAAACACTATTTATTGTTGTATTATCATTATTCTATCATTATATTGCTATTGTTATCCCATTGCTGTTGCTATTATTGTTTTAATTAACAGGAGGCTCAGTTATATTTTACTAAAGTGAAATTAGATTGGAAAAGCAATGCTGTTGGTAATCTTTTACAATAAGAGTTTCTTTCTATTTCTGACCTGCACAACATTTCCGTTGATCACACATTTACTTGAACTAGTAGCAGTGAAAGACCGACTAAAAATGCCCCCTTCTCATCTCTGTCTCATCACAGTAGGTTTGGCACCAAGTGTAGCCAGTGCGGGCGCCAGGTGTTTGCCACTGACTGGGTACGGCGGGCACGGGGCAGTGTGTACCACCTGGCCTGCTTCGCCTGCTACTCCTGTAAGAGGCAGCTGTCCACGGGGGAGGAGTTTGGTCTGGTGGAGGGCAGGGTGCTCTGTCGGGCCCACTATGACACCATGGTGGAGAACCTCCAGAGAGCGGCGGAGAACGGTAGGTCTTCCGACGGGTGTCTCAGACAATGTCAGGGAGCAGGGTACCCAAATATGAGCCATCTATGGGATATTCTCAAGTTAGGATTCGTCCCTGTGGGAAACTGTATTGGGGAAGAATTCAGACATAATTCGTGTCATACATGTCTTACCCAGAGGAATTTATGTTTCGATATCCAGCACCTGCACCAATTGCATGTGTATGATCTCTTTCAGGTTAGCTAAAGTGAACAATATTAAACTCTGTGGTGATGTTTCTTTCCTTCTTGTGCCTGGGACTTAGGGACAGGTCTCACTTTAGAGGGAGCCTTGCCCTCTGATCAAGATGGCCAACCCAAACCAGCCAAGAGAGCACGCACTTCCTTCAGCGCTGAGCAGCTACAGGTACGgtaggtgtgtgtttatgtgtgtgagtgtctgtgaaaGTATGCACAGTatttgtgtgtgacagagagagacggagtgacGGGGTGATATAGTTTCAGTATTACATTTTCCATAATTCAGATGAATTTGACTGTCTGACTGAATTTGCTTGATTCGGTGAACATACAGCTGAGTATGTAGCTTCGTGACTGAGTTTGCTCGGTGTGTTCTCAGGTGATGCAGTCTCAGTTTTACCAAGACAACAACCCTGATACCCAGACCTTACAGAAGCTGGCAGACATGACAGGACTGAGCAGACGGGTCATACAAGTATGTATGATAATATCAAACTAGTGGGTGTAATGTTGTTAGACATATTGAAAATGAATGTACGATGTAATAAAATAGATCATTTGATATGATAAAATAATTAATCTTTACCAGATTACGTCTTGCATATGCCATTCAATGATCCTTAGTAATGTTACATTTTCAATAGGTTTGGTTTCAAAACTGCAGAGCAAGGCATAAAAAGCATCCTCCCACCCAGCACAACGGTCACCTCCAGGGCGCCCCTTACCCCCACTCTAGATTGCCCCCCTCACTGCCAGACAACCTCTACTCCCCCTTCAGCAGTCCTGACAGACCACACCTGCTGGCTCTGCATGGATATATAGACAGTGAGTTGGTTACTCCCTCTCGAtggacaaaacatacatgtacatCGAGGTGACTTTGGCTCTAACAGAATTTTCAACTTTTTTTACTCTACCAATTaacatgatcaaagatatgattcTACCCATAGTGTATTTCAGTTCACGTCACATCACATATGGCTTCTTGTGCAATGTATTTAGTCTTATTgcatttaataaaaatatatatatttctgttgCTTCCTGTGCACAGGTCATCCCTTCTCAATGCTGTCCTCCCCTAACCACCTCATCCACCCAGGCATGACCTTACCACAGTTGCCCATCAGCCACTAAGTCATGCCCCTGAGACCACCTCCTCCACAAGCCGTCTCTCTCGCGGACCTTTCCATCCCAAACCTCTGAGAACAGTTCAACATCTGTCTCTTCCATTTTACTACACAAGAGGACTTTTACCGTCTCCATAGTATATCAAGGTGGAGATATCACATATT
This window of the Oncorhynchus tshawytscha isolate Ot180627B linkage group LG12, Otsh_v2.0, whole genome shotgun sequence genome carries:
- the LOC112263115 gene encoding LIM/homeobox protein Lhx6 isoform X3, with the translated sequence MYWKNEALSPHPEENKVLLDNVFVDQSHSDGEPHENVKVEAPFLPSPPVTPPMCSPPTLASPTPVRSTGKNQCASCGTEIQDRYLLKVNNLNWHVGCLECSVCRVSLRQHNSCYIKNKEIFCKLDYFSRFGTKCSQCGRQVFATDWVRRARGSVYHLACFACYSCKRQLSTGEEFGLVEGRVLCRAHYDTMVENLQRAAENGLTLEGALPSDQDGQPKPAKRARTSFSAEQLQVMQSQFYQDNNPDTQTLQKLADMTGLSRRVIQVWFQNCRARHKKHPPTQHNGHLQGAPYPHSRLPPSLPDNLYSPFSSPDRPHLLALHGYIDSHPFSMLSSPNHLIHPGMTLPQLPISH
- the LOC112263115 gene encoding LIM/homeobox protein Lhx6 isoform X2, which produces MYWKNEALSPHPEENKVLLDNVFVDQSHSDGEPHENVKVEAPFLPSPPVTPPMCSPPTLASPTPVRSTGKNQCASCGTEIQDRYLLKVNNLNWHVGCLECSVCRVSLRQHNSCYIKNKEIFCKLDYFRFGTKCSQCGRQVFATDWVRRARGSVYHLACFACYSCKRQLSTGEEFGLVEGRVLCRAHYDTMVENLQRAAENGTGLTLEGALPSDQDGQPKPAKRARTSFSAEQLQVMQSQFYQDNNPDTQTLQKLADMTGLSRRVIQVWFQNCRARHKKHPPTQHNGHLQGAPYPHSRLPPSLPDNLYSPFSSPDRPHLLALHGYIDSHPFSMLSSPNHLIHPGMTLPQLPISH
- the LOC112263115 gene encoding LIM/homeobox protein Lhx6 isoform X1; this encodes MYWKNEALSPHPEENKVLLDNVFVDQSHSDGEPHENVKVEAPFLPSPPVTPPMCSPPTLASPTPVRSTGKNQCASCGTEIQDRYLLKVNNLNWHVGCLECSVCRVSLRQHNSCYIKNKEIFCKLDYFSRFGTKCSQCGRQVFATDWVRRARGSVYHLACFACYSCKRQLSTGEEFGLVEGRVLCRAHYDTMVENLQRAAENGTGLTLEGALPSDQDGQPKPAKRARTSFSAEQLQVMQSQFYQDNNPDTQTLQKLADMTGLSRRVIQVWFQNCRARHKKHPPTQHNGHLQGAPYPHSRLPPSLPDNLYSPFSSPDRPHLLALHGYIDSHPFSMLSSPNHLIHPGMTLPQLPISH
- the LOC112263115 gene encoding LIM/homeobox protein Lhx6 isoform X4 → MSHSDGEPHENVKVEAPFLPSPPVTPPMCSPPTLASPTPVRSTGKNQCASCGTEIQDRYLLKVNNLNWHVGCLECSVCRVSLRQHNSCYIKNKEIFCKLDYFSRFGTKCSQCGRQVFATDWVRRARGSVYHLACFACYSCKRQLSTGEEFGLVEGRVLCRAHYDTMVENLQRAAENGTGLTLEGALPSDQDGQPKPAKRARTSFSAEQLQVMQSQFYQDNNPDTQTLQKLADMTGLSRRVIQVWFQNCRARHKKHPPTQHNGHLQGAPYPHSRLPPSLPDNLYSPFSSPDRPHLLALHGYIDSHPFSMLSSPNHLIHPGMTLPQLPISH